The genomic DNA GACCCCGCTGCAATTCTCAATGCCCGCGACCTCATCAAGCTCCTCGCCCGAAGCGTTCCCGCGCCCCAGGCGCTCAAGAtcctcgaagacggcgtcgcctGCGACGTCATCAAGATCCGCAATCTGGTGCGCAACAAGGAGCGCTACGTCAAGCGCCGCCAGCGCATCCTCGGCCCTAACGGCTCAACCCTCAAGGCGCTCGAGCTGCTCACTCAGACCTACATCCTTGTGCAAGGCAGCACCGTCTCCGTCATGGGGCCCTTCAAGGGTCTCAAGGAGGTGCGCCGCGTCGTCGAAGACTGCATGGCCAACATTCACCCCATCTACCACATTAAGGAACTCATGATCAAGCGCGAGCTCGCAAAGGACCCGGAGCTCGCCAACGAAAGTTGGGACCGCTTCCTGCCCAAtttcaagaagaagacgctcAGCAGCAGACGCGTGCCGCTTAAGGTCACCGACAAGACCAAAAAGGTCTACACCCCGTTCCCCCCCGCTCCCGAGAAGAGCAAGGTCGACAAGCAGATCGAGACGGGCGAGTACTTTCTGGgcaaggaggccaaggccaaagccgcccaggccgagcgcatggagcagcagaagcagaaaaAGGTCGAGAGGTTGCGcgagagggaaaaggagTACATACCGCCCGAAGAGCTGGGCCacaagaggaagaagagaaagaagagcgaggacgacgagtgAAGGGCGCAGGTCAGAGAAGGCATGCGGGACGAGGGCGTGGAGGAAAGCGTGTGCGTGTTGTAGACCCGAGTAGATGCCTGCATTGCATCTGCGAGCAGAAAAGGGGTCGTCGCGTACATAGGTGTGAGGTGTTAGCTCACCCAAGATACCCTTCCATTCATTGAGAGTTCAGGAGCCTTCTCACATGTACAGTGGCGATCTACTTAAACTACACCGCCTCGCGATATGTATATCAAACAAAAACGAAATGTCACAATAATGGGAAAGCACTGATGTGTAACGCGGTTGGCTTGAGAAACTGATAGTGTCGACTACCTTATTATGGTGGGTGAACCAGACTGGCTACATCAGCATTCGTCCTCTTCTTGTCTGATTCCTGTCCATGGCCCTCCTCTTTTCGTGTCCGAACTAAGCACACCAAATTCCCGCCACAGGGCAAAGGGTTTGGTCTGTCTGGCCAAACTTTTGGCTGAAAGAGGGGGGCATCTCTCAGACGAGGCCCATGTCGCTTGCCTATGTGGACGAGCAGTTGCAGGGTTAGGTGGGCGGATCTCAGCCCTCGTCCCATTTCTTGCCACAGGGTGATTGAACTGTCGGCTGAAGCAGAAGTTTTCAGATGGCGGTCGCGGTCGATGCCGGCACTCTCGACAAGCTCGTAACAGAGGTCGCGCTCGACGGGGATAATCGTGTGGCCGTGCCGGAGTGCATCCTCCTCGGTGGTGTCCAGAGAATTTTCGTAGGGGAAGCTCCTCGGGGCCGAGTGAGAGCCGCCGGAGCTCTCGAGCTTGGAGAACAATTTGGCGACGTGTACTTCCATGGGGTGAAGTGTCTCGATAGTGTCATTGgagcggcgaggtcgacacTTGCAAGGAGCGCCAACACGAGTGCTGAGACGATGACTGGTTTTGATGACACACTAGGGAGACCAGACTCAGGTTGCTTCTGCAAAGCGTTTGTGTGAACTTTCAGACTTGATTTACATCAGTGATGTGGGAGAAGGCTTCTTTCATGagtgagaaggaggaagacgaaggtGAAACTAGTATAAGTATAGTATATCTTATCGATAGCCCTGAGGACTTGGGGGAGGCAGGATCCAGACGAGATGGTAAGAcagagaaagggggggttgcaATTGGTATTATCAAATGAGTCCGTCACATGTGTGCTCTTCTACACACATGAATGCTACTACTCTCCGACTTAACAAGAAAGCATCGGGAGTTGTGAAAGGGCAGAGATGAAAAGCGCTGAACCAATCAGCTTGACAGCAAAGAAGCATCTTGCCCCTGCATTTCAGTATCAGGAAGCTCATACTTGCCCCTTAGTTGAATGCCTTTAGTCACATGTCCTAGCCATGCTAGTAAGAGGAGGCCAGAGTTTCGGCGGGTTTCTGCAAATCAGTTGGGCGAGGCTCAAATTTGCATAACCAAAGTGTCGATTCATCTAAGTGCTTGGAATCGTCCTGGATCAGGCGTATATGTCCATATACTCATTATCTAGGGGAATTTGGATGGCTAGGTAGCTATACTACTGTCTCTTCCGAAACCGCAaaacaggaagaagaaaaagcccATACATGTGAGGATTCATTGCTGGCCATGGTCACAAACCAACCCAGTCGGGACATTTTCTTTTCCTGAGTGCTTGCAACCCAGTACGGCAAAGTCAACTTCATTTGCTAAGGTTCTTTACTCACGCCAAAACATGTGATACGGATCATGGCGATTAAGCTGGATCCCTCGGTTGTATATCCAGACATAGACTTGCTTCTCATAGCTTGGGAGAAGCCGGTTCCTCTTCAAACTTGATGACAAGTTTGCCAAACTGCGTCCCGGCGTCCATGTCCTTGAAAAGCCCATCAATACCCTCCAGATTCGTCAGCCCAGTGACCACCCGGCTCACAACCGGCCTGatcttcttttctctcacAAAGGCAACCATGTCCCTAAACTCCTCCCGCGACCCCATGGTCGTACCCTTGAGTTCCACATGCTTGAGCACTGCCTGCATCAGCCAATCCATCTGCGGCGACACCGTCATGCCGTACTGGCTGATGACGCCGCCCGGCTTAAGCACCTTGACCGCCTTGCCTACAATATCGCCGCCTGCACCatcgatgacggcgtcgaggtacGGCCGCGACTTGGGGAGCTGGGCCTGGAGGTCCTTTTCCCACCCGGGCTTCTTGTAGTTCACacccccggcggcgcccagCTTCTTGGCTTTCTCAagcttggcctcgtcgccggaTGTCACGTAGACGTTGCAGCCGAATGCGACTGCAAACTGGAGGACCTGGAGCgctacgccgccgccaatgCCGGTGACAAGGATGTTTCTGCCCTTCTCAGCGTTCCCGCTCTTGGTCACCAGCGCGCGCCACCCGGTCAGTCCGACCAGGGAGAGGGCAGCTCCCTCTACGGGCGTGAGGTGCTCCGGGGCCAGCTCAACCTCGGTCTCGGGAAGAGCGAGGTAGTCTTGCGCGGTGCCGTCGGGATAGATCTTTGTGGCGCCGATGACACTGAACTTGCGGATGTCTTCCGGCCCGTCGGGGCTGGAGGCCCAGCCACGGCTTGGCGTGATGAGAACCGCCTTGTTCAGGAGGTCCTGGCTTGCATCTTTCCCAACCTCAACGACGATGCCATAGCCGTCTGCGAGCATCGGGTGGTCGAATGATATGCCCGGGTAGAGATGGCGTCGGATGAAGAGGTCGCGGTGGTTGAGAGCCGCGGCAGTCAGACGGACCAGGACGTCTTTGGGCCCTGGAGACGGCTTGGGAACTTCATTGAGTTGGAGGCTGAGAAGGGTAAGCCTCTGGGAGGCCAGTCTGCAATGATGACGGGGGACGGGACTCACGGATAGTAGACAGCGCCGGGTTTCCCCTCGATCTGTTTGACGGTGATGGAGTGAGGCATTGTCAAATGTTTCTATATCTGCTGCCTCGAGGTTTATATGGTGACTTATGTAGCGAACAAGGATACTACCGGCAACCGACAGCAATACGGTGCTCCGCCAGTTTTATACAACAGAGGACGATTGAGTATTTTTAAGGTGGAAAGCCAtatgccgacgccgacggagGCGGCATGATTGTGTGGGGAAGGAGTCGTCCACCCCCCGGCGTCAGGGTTCAGCGTCATCCTCCGCACAGCCGGGGAtcggcccccctccccgcatTCGATGACGATGCATAGCGGCCGCCTGGAACCTCGGTACTTTCTCTGGGCTGAGAAGCGCGACATGAGCCACGGGCCACGGCACTTTTCCAAAACACCAACACTGGGATCACTTCTCCGACCCGATGGCAAAACCTCACATAGCCCACGCGGAGACTCGGTTTTGTAGACAGAGGCTTGGTCATGCTAACTAACATTCGAGTATGGCTTATGACATCTGCCAATCAACAACTAGGCACCCACCAACGGCAACTTCTCACAACTCAATACACCTCTACATACAAGGAACCTACCTATCTATTGCTAATCCTCGGCGGCAAATATTTTCTCACCAAGTCGCACCCTGTATTCTGACAGGCACGTGCAGCAAGCGATCCCCGTTCTTGTTCGGACCAGGCATGTTGCCGGCCCTTATATTGAACTGCAGCGCCCAATGCATAAGCCTGGGCTCACCGAGCCCCGAATCCCGCTCCTCGCGCCAGTTGACGAATTCGTCCTCCGTAGCGCTCTGCGCGAGGTGCTTATTCTGGGTCTTCTGCTGAGCAACATTCGTCGCCGCCACAGGGCCGCGCCCCGCCGGCGGGTAGTCGAGCCCAGTCCATATCTTGGTGTCCTCAGGTAGGCTCAAAAGCCGCCGGGTAGATGCGAAGAGGTCTCTGGCGTTGCCGCCAGGGAAGTCGCAACGCGCGGAGCCGACGTCGTGGTTGAAGAGGGAGTCACCTGCGAAGACGTTTGCTGTGTTCAagtcagcagcagcccccGCCCCTTTCTGATCAACTTTTGTAAGCGTCGCGGGCACTCACACCCGATCAAGTATCCCATATGGTCAGGAGTGTGGCCCGGCAGATGGAGAGCTGTGGCCTCGAGTTTTCCAATCCCAAACACTTCATCGTCGGCAAAGAAACGGTCAAAGGCGCTGGCGaactcctccttctcgatgCCGTACTTTTCGCTGAGCCTCTCTTGAACAACCTTGATGCGCCCGCCAATGCAGATGTCTGGAGCCGCGCCGGCCTGCGCCTCCCGCAAACGAGACTGGAGGTATTTGGCCGCCGTCAGATGGTCGGCATGGACGTGTGTCTCGAGAATACCGACGACCTTGTAGCCCAACTCCCAAATAACTTCAAGGAGGCCATCGGCTGTCTGCGTCGAGATGGCGCTCGTTGCCGGATCGAAGTCGAGGACTGGGTCGATGATTATAGCGGCCTTAGTGGGGAGGTCGGCGACAATATACTGCCACGTGCCTGTCGACGGCTCGAAGATGTCGTGAATGATGGGCTCATGGGCCATGTTTGATGATGCTATGAGGGGTCTGGGGAGCAATTCGTTATACAACTTGCGGTTGTTGTTCACCAGACGGTGTTTGTCTCTACCAGTGTGCCGGTTTAGCCCGAGTCTTATACTGGGCATTCCGCGACATGCCATCTCGCCTTCGCCGTTCAATATGCCACCGGCCGATGGGCGTCAAGGATCCTGCTGGTCACAGAGGCAGTCACCGAGAAGTCCAGCAGCATCGGGCAATCTCACCCCCGGAGATGAAGCATATCTGGTGAAGGTGAAGCAAGCCCAGTCTTGAGTCCCCGGCGACGCCCGTGCGCAGCAGTAGCACCTTCCCTGACGTCGGCGACCGTTTCTCTTCGAggtcgccgtcctcccccTGGTTTTCGGGGTCAAACATCCCTGAATGGAGGCTCCTTTTCATCCCCATGCGGGTTGCTGCAACCTTAATGATCCCTCCATGTCGCCAATCTTTGTCGTCGCTTCAGGAGTCAAGATGTTGACCCCGTCATCTTTCCATATTGGTTGATTGGCTCATGCGCCATTCGCAttgttttctttccctttctGGCCGCGTGTTTGTCTTCAAAAGCGGACAAGCCTCTTGCGGAAGACTTTATCACTTTTCTGCCTTTTCTATCCcctttttccctctctttttcATTTACCTCTTCGTTACAACAGATCATGCCCTTTTTTGAGACAGCCTCAAGCATTCGCCACCGATACCATTGCGATTTGGGAAGTACATAGTTAGCGCCATGTTGTTAGCGAGCTCAGGAAAGGCGTCATCGCGTCCAGAAGGGCATAAGTCTACGCCACCTCCCGCCAGTGACTAGTAAAGCACATCCTTTTCAACGAGCTAAACCGAACGAGCTGGTTGTAGTAATTCCATATCTTGGATGCgatacagagtacagatGCGGATGAGCTACTGCAAATGGAGGACCCGTTAGCAGGGGATTCCCCCCTTGTCATTCAAGGGTGTTGACCTTTAACACTAGAGATTTAATAACTGGGCCCTGCTACCGGAACCACATTTCCGCCTCTCTTCTACATGCGTAGTCCCCGACGACTCGTAGGCCCTGGACTTGATTCACTAAGCAACGGAGAACTGGCAAAGTCCGGCGTCTTGTATGCGACAGCCCTTCCTGTCTGCCATCTCCCGGAGTTCTTACTAAAAGTTGTATAAGTTGATCTGAGACGCCTGCCGGTTTGACAGCCATCGAAAGACTGTTGACTACACATCGCCGCTTTCTTATTCCTACCGGCTTTCGAAAATCTCTCAACCAACACAtatacacacatacacacacacatcgcGGCTACACCCGTTCATTCCAGAAGCAGCGTTGAAATCAACTCCTCGTGATCGAGCGATGGCAACGACCGTCCtgtccggcgccgccttcggtGCCGCCCTCGTGGCAGCGGGCGTGTACCAGCCctccgtcatcatcgcccagcTCAAGTTCGAGAACTGGCACATGGTCCAGGCCTTtctcgcggcggccgccagcagcacGTAAGTCGCCGCAACCGAGTCCACCCGCCTCGAATCTCTCACAACCAACACAATTTCCCCAGCCTCATCGTCCTTACCCTGGACAACCTGGGCTACGTCCGTCCCAAGCCCCGTAGCCCCTCCCGACTGGGCCTCTTCTCCCAGTATGATGGCaacatcctcggcggcgccctcctcGGTGCTGGAATGGCCTTCTCGGGTTCCTGCCCGGGTACCGTCCTCGCCCAGATTGCCGTAGGCACCAAGTCCGGCGTCTACGTCCTGGCCGGCGCCACCGCAGCCGGCATCGCCTGGACCGGCTCCCTGCAGAAGCTCATCACCAgcaacaccgccgccgcggggcCTGAGAACCCGAGGCTCACTGTCTACCAGCGTGTTGGTGTCAGCAGGGCCGTTGCGTTCGTCGGGTTCGAGGCCCTTTTCGCTGGCATCGTCTACGCGACTATGAAGTATACCCCCGCCAGCCCCTatgccgtcgtcgcgccTACGGTCGGCGGGCTCGTGATCGGTCTCGCGCAGCTCTTCTCCCTGCTCACACGCAAGTCGATG from Colletotrichum higginsianum IMI 349063 chromosome 3, whole genome shotgun sequence includes the following:
- a CDS encoding KRR1 small subunit processome component, which encodes MPSTYKKEKPWDTDDIDKWKIDTFTPADNAGGTFAEESSFAIVFPKYREVYLKEAWPLVTKALEKTGIACSLDLIEGSMTVKTTRKTYDPAAILNARDLIKLLARSVPAPQALKILEDGVACDVIKIRNLVRNKERYVKRRQRILGPNGSTLKALELLTQTYILVQGSTVSVMGPFKGLKEVRRVVEDCMANIHPIYHIKELMIKRELAKDPELANESWDRFLPNFKKKTLSSRRVPLKVTDKTKKVYTPFPPAPEKSKVDKQIETGEYFLGKEAKAKAAQAERMEQQKQKKVERLREREKEYIPPEELGHKRKKRKKSEDDE
- a CDS encoding zinc-binding dehydrogenase; the encoded protein is MEVHVAKLFSKLESSGGSHSAPRSFPYENSLDTTEEDALRHGHTIIPVERDLCYELVEIQSPCGKKWDEG
- a CDS encoding Zinc-binding dehydrogenase, encoding MPHSITVKQIEGKPGAVYYPLQLNEVPKPSPGPKDVLVRLTAAALNHRDLFIRRHLYPGISFDHPMLADGYGIVVEVGKDASQDLLNKAVLITPSRGWASSPDGPEDIRKFSVIGATKIYPDGTAQDYLALPETEVELAPEHLTPVEGAALSLVGLTGWRALVTKSGNAEKGRNILVTGIGGGVALQVLQFAVAFGCNVYVTSGDEAKLEKAKKLGAAGGVNYKKPGWEKDLQAQLPKSRPYLDAVIDGAGGDIVGKAVKVLKPGGVISQYGMTVSPQMDWLMQAVLKHVELKGTTMGSREEFRDMVAFVREKKIRPVVSRVVTGLTNLEGIDGLFKDMDAGTQFGKLVIKFEEEPASPKL
- a CDS encoding Metallo-beta-lactamase superfamily protein, whose protein sequence is MAHEPIIHDIFEPSTGTWQYIVADLPTKAAIIIDPVLDFDPATSAISTQTADGLLEVIWELGYKVVGILETHVHADHLTAAKYLQSRLREAQAGAAPDICIGGRIKVVQERLSEKYGIEKEEFASAFDRFFADDEVFGIGKLEATALHLPGHTPDHMGYLIGSNVFAGDSLFNHDVGSARCDFPGGNARDLFASTRRLLSLPEDTKIWTGLDYPPAGRGPVAATNVAQQKTQNKHLAQSATEDEFVNWREERDSGLGEPRLMHWALQFNIRAGNMPGPNKNGDRLLHVPVRIQGATW
- a CDS encoding YeeE/YedE family protein produces the protein MATTVLSGAAFGAALVAAGVYQPSVIIAQLKFENWHMVQAFLAAAASSTLIVLTLDNLGYVRPKPRSPSRLGLFSQYDGNILGGALLGAGMAFSGSCPGTVLAQIAVGTKSGVYVLAGATAAGIAWTGSLQKLITSNTAAAGPENPRLTVYQRVGVSRAVAFVGFEALFAGIVYATMKYTPASPYAVVAPTVGGLVIGLAQLFSLLTRKSMLGVSTSYDEIGRYFWWAARGGGEKGKPASYGNILFSASLAAGAWALAKAYPDFALGAADTAVSPSLAAAGGFLIGLGSRIAGGCTSGHGLSGVSVFSTASFVTVISMFGAGALVAPYFY